Genomic DNA from Corylus avellana chromosome ca4, CavTom2PMs-1.0:
GCTCAGCTTCAAGTTCCAAATGACGCGAAACATCATCAAAAGTTTTAATGTTCTCATTATGCATCAGATTTTGGCTCATAGCTTCCCAAGAGCTTGGTAGTGAACGAATCTCCGCTTGGACCTGCTGCTCATCAGTGCGCTCGCGGATCATGGGTGACATCACCCTCAGATGCAGCTTCATTGTATGATCTGTGCGCATCTTGTAGGAGTCAAACCTCATGGTCAATCCACGCAGTCTAGTGGTAGAAGTGCCACCAAACTTTATTTTCAGTGCTTCCCACATATCTTGAGCTGTTGGATATACTTCGAACTCACCAATTAGATCATTGTGCGTGCTGCTTAACATAGTAAAGCGCGCAGATTGATCCTTTTTGCGCCAATtttcaaaagcaacaaaatctcttatgttttgttcgGTATCCCTTACATTGGCTCAGTCAGTGAATGGGACAAAGTCTCCAAGGCCTCTTGTTCATTTAAAACATATCGAATCTTTTGATGCCATATGTCATAATTTTCCCCATCCAATTTTTCCCCTTTATTCAAATCAGCAACAATACTTTTTGAAGCCATATTACTACAAAGAAATTGCGCAAAGGGATATTATACACACATAAAAATTTGCAGCGATAATctaagttaaataaaataattattaacacGTCGCAAGATCTAAAAATCGCTAAGCTTCATAATCATCTCCCGCGCCACAAGTGtcataaatattaatatttaacttaattttcgCACAAAATTATGtataggagaaaaataaatttaactcaACCATAACTCCCACTATTTAAATTAATTCTAGGCAACAAACATAAATATCATGCCAAGAATAAATTCAATGTCATCATTTTAGGGGCTACACATGCTCTTAAAAATTAtctcaacaaattttaaaagagTAAGCATGCGTTACATTTCTCCAAAGAAATAATTATGGATTTTGATATACAATccttatataaaaataaatccataaaaaattactacaaccCCTAACAATTTTACAGGCATGCCAATATTAAACAGACTGTACAAAAAGACATTTAACATGCAATCTCTTCAACAAAtgaattttcattcatttatgcatatgtgttaTTGTATTATAAATAACAAACGGAACTCAATTATGCATATGTGTTATGGTTTGCAGTAGCCCATTGGTTTCTGTGTTTGCCACTATTTCCACACGGCATAGGTTGCCCTTATCTTTTACTAAAGGCACATGTGGACTGCATGATTTCAGTAAAAAGAAAGTTACCAAAAAATCTGCAGGCGAGGGGAATCGAAACTGCGCTACAGTAATTGCACTGCTTGCCAGCCATTAGGCCAAAGCAAATTCTTGATAAGGTGCAATGGTTCAAATTTATAAACGGTTATTTAAACCAGGCCTTCTTCTACCTCTAAACACCCAACTGTCGCCCTATTTCCAGATTCGCCTTGAAACTTAAATCCTTCAGGTCTCCCTCATTATAGGTCCCTTTTTCGCATTTCATATGTCAAATTAAACCTTATGACAAGTAGAATCtaatcatatgaaaaattaatgcaTTTGATCATAAACAAttatcagaaaaataaaaaacaaagtttCATGTTCTTCAACTAAGAATGTTATATCTCTCAACATACATGTCCAATCATCACCAAATTTTGTAGGCATATTCATTTGAATGTTCTCTACAATGTATAAAGTTTGTGGTCTAATTCATTCATTTTCGAAATTTGCCATTAAAGGTCATATATTTAACGAAAATGGTATATTAATCAGAAACTTGGTTTCATTGCAATTTCTCATGTATACACAGGCATACAAACAATGAGAAACACAGAACCTGACTCTGATACTAAtgtcagaaaaaataatatgcacAGCGAAATGAAACAGTACCTTATTTGCACTGCAATCAAATTCTCCAATgaacttctttcttttcccagtGATGGAATACACTACCAAAAATTTATGGAGTAATATTCACAGAATCCACAGTCTAAGagcaccaataaaaaaaaaaatattgaaagagagagttgttttctgttttcctttttttcataCATCTCTCAAACCATTCAATATGAGAGTATTTATACTATCACCCATTTTGATGAAGATAGCagttttgtttttagaataaCTGACATGTCAGTTTTCTACTTACAAGCCAAGTGTTGTATCACTTGGTTTTGTACACGTAGAGGCGTGCCTTTTGTGGACGCCTTATCTTATTTTCAACAAGGGGGAATGCAAGAAATTGCGGACAAAGTACCAGTTTTGGAAGGCCAAAGCTTCGAGGGCTATGAAGCAGATGTCTTTCTTTCCTTGGCTTCGGGACCGGTTGTGGGTTCATAGATTTAACTGGGGCTTTGAGAATATGCGAGAGCTGGTCACAAAGCCTGACCAGTATCCAGTGGATCTCAAGGAGGTAGAAGTGACGTATCTCCCACTTCCTTTATCTGCGACTGATGAGATGTACTTGATCAGGAAGGAATTGATCCATGGCGTTCCTTTGATCAATGTGTACGCTGCTCATCCACCTGCACTTGATTTACAGACAATGCCTTCTGATGATGTAATGGAGGAGGGTGAAAACTCAAACTCCTAGATTTTGTAAACTCTTGCACTTCTGTTAATagaaacattttgaaaattttatgacTTTGTGCTTTCGTTACTATGTTGTTTAATAACATGCTAATAACCCCCTCGTTCGAACATCCGAGGCAAGGTAACTTGGCCTCGACTTTTGAATTGAAAAGAGTGAACGTGCCCGAGGCATTTGATGATAACCCCCTCCATTCGGACATCTGAGTCAAAGTAATTTGGCCTcggtttttgaattgaaaagacTAAGCATGCTCGGGGCTTTTGATGATAACCCCCTCCATTCGAACATCCAAGGCAAGGTAACTTGGCCTCAGTTTCTGAATTGAAAAGACTGAGCATGCCCAGGGCTTTTGATAATAAACCCCTCCATTGATGATAACTCAATGCATCCGAGCGATTGTATTTGTTCTCTCGTGAATTGAAAAGACTGAGCATGCTTGGGGTTTTTGATGATAATCCCTTCCATTTGAACATCCATGGCAAGGTGACTTGGCCttgatttttgaattgaaaagacTGAGCGTGCCTGAGTCTTTTGATGATAACCCCCTCCATTGATGATAACTCGATGCATTCGAGCGGTTGTATTTTTTCTCTTGTGAATCCTGTCAATGTGAGACACGCCGGGGTGATCCTCTCCCACTGGATGTTGAGTTGTTTGAACGCTATGAGGTATAGAATATCAGCTGAGCTCCCATTATCTACCAGGATCCAGTGGACTTTATGATTAGCCACGGTTAAGGTGACGACCAGGGCTTCACTGTGCAGGAGTATCACTCCCGCGTAGTCTTCATCTGAGAATTCGATCACTAGGgattctttcttccaaaactTCAAAGGTCTTCGAACGGAATAAACTTCACAATTTTTCGCTTGTCGGGCATAAGCCTTTCTTGAAGAGTTGGACTCTCCACCTCCTCCGGAGTTGCCTTCAATCGTCCAGATCTCAGCTAGTGCGCCTTCCTTCCCGACCTCTTAATGGCGCTGGCTCTTGCTTCACTCCCATCAATGATCAGCTCTTCGCTCTTCATTGTCTCGGGGTGGTCTCTCCCGATCCCGGTTCTCCTTGCCCCTGCTATTGCCCTGAGGGCGATTGTCCCTATGTTGTCCTCGCTAGGGGTACTCCCGAGGCTTGTACTCCTGGGGCTTGCCTCTTCGGTTGTCATTCTGCTGACTTCTTTGTTCTCCTATGAACCGGACTAGCTTTCCATTCTTAATGAATTTCTCAATGAGCATATGGAGGACTATAAACCCTCGATATTGTGGTCAGCTCCTTTGTGAAACTCGCAATACTTGTCTTTATTCCTGCTTAGAGGAACACCTGTGATCTTGGGGTGTCTTCGAAAATCTGGGTCATTCTTGATCTCCGTCAATATCTCATGAACCCCGATAGTAAATGGTGTGAAGTCGAAGTCTTtgaacttcttcttcttctgtacTTCTTCCCTGACTTCTTGGGATccttcctctttttctcttctagTCTCTTTGCACTAGTTAATGCCTTCAATGTTTCTTCTTGGTTAATGAATTCTCCAATCTTATCCATCAACCCCTAGAGGGTGGCCGGCGGCTTTCGGGCAAACTTCGTCATTATCGACTCCTCGGGAGATATGCCCTGTTAAAGTGCGGAAAAAATTATATCTTCAGGAGGATTCTGAACCTCCGTCTACTCCAGGTTGAACCGGATAATGAACTTTTTTGGAGATTCACTATCCCGTTGTCAAAGGGTGAGCAGATGACACGATGACTTCTTCCTTACCCTAGTAGCCAGGAAATGGGCTAGGAACTTCTTGCACAAGTCTTCAAATTTGTCAGCTGGGTTCGGGGGTAGCTTTCGAAACCAATCCCTAGCACTTCCTGAGAGGGTAAGAGGGAAAGCGCGACATGGCACTTCGTCTAGGCTAGCATGGAGGTCTAGGTGGGTCTAGAAATTCTCCAAGTGTTCAATGGGATCTCCTGTCCCTATGAAGCTCAGCATCTCGGAAGGTTTGAACTTCTCGGGTAGCTCACCCGTTTAGTGAAGGGTGAGCCTATCCTCATCAACACTTTGTCAATCATTGTTGACTTTCTTTCCACATCCTTGCGATCCATCTCCGCAAACTTCTGCTCGAGCTTTTTCTCCAGCTCCTTCATGATTTTGTCAGCACCCATCAACTCTTTTCGCTACTTTCATTCCTCTTTGTGATTGTTTGGTTGGGGCTTCTCTTCACGCTTATCCTCCTCCTGGTGATTACTTAtccttcaagagaaggtgtgcttagttttagatacaaatgATCTAAATTTGTAATAGGGCGCTGATGTAgccatttccaagtaacaaATCATCTTAGAGGCCATCCCAGCACCAGGATGACCAAGTAAATTTGTAATAGGGCGCTGATGTAgccatttccaagtaacaatagtttaattgtagggttaaatactcttttgcccccttgggtttaaactctttattttttctcccttagggtttcatttttatcacaggaggtacctGTGATTTTCATAAAGATGGAGATAGTTCGTCCGTTAAAATTatgtccaaaacttaacggaatgccacgtcagccctaattaAATGTCACCACGagacatataattaatttttttaagattttttttttcaaaaaaattaaaaagattaatatttttttcaaatatatatatatattgggctACAgcctggggtggccgaaaccttCCCCAgtgggccacccccatccggtaCGTTgaacagagagaaagaaagagacaaCGATGAATTCCTCGCTAATGCTTCGTCATTGTTTCTATTTCCAGAGTTCCacctcttcatcttcttctctaaGCTTCTGTTCCAAGAAGAAGCCCCTTGTCTTCTTGGGCTCTCCTGAGGTACGCTCTCTTTTTCGTTTGCTCTATCtatcttttttatttgggtCTCTAATGAAATGGGTATTCTTGTAGGTCTCTGCAACAGTCCTTGATGCCCTTCTCGCCTCCCCCATGGAGAAAGCACCCCCAAACCCACtgagggtggtttcggccacccctttgccTCCTTGGGTTGGCTACACTCATTTATTGGTGGCTACAAAGGACAATGAgccacccaattttttttttttttttttttttttttttgaaaaaatataatttttaaactttttttaaaaatattttcttaaaaaaattaattatatgacacgtggcgACATTTGATTAGTGCTGACATggcgttccgttaagttttggacgaaattttaacgAAGGTACCATCTCCGTTTTTATGAAAACTATAGatacctcctatgataaaaatgaaactttaagggataaaaaataaagattttaaaccCTAGGAGGCGAAAGAGTATTTaacttttaattgtattttaatttgattttttctatatgcatgatggttgtataactttGAGAATTGtatttaatgtttatattcaatcatcatGAAATTATTCTATTGTCCtaaaaagtcttttatattgattgaactcaatccttcatattttttgtgattatgtgAAAGATTGTTATACAACGATTTTAACTGACAAATGATCAAGAGGATTAGATAGGCCATTCCTTggaaagacggattgtactacaccatAGTTtggtgtaatttaggtagatagttCGTGCCAACcagatgggttatactatttccttgattgtatgtatcctattaaagaattagataatctatacttagggaagacgggttgtaccacatcttagtggttaggtggacggtccgtgccaactgaagatggattatacttattccttAATAATGATACTTTCTTGATTACTCGAGTGcgacgagccctatatcatgcatattatgaatttctcttattaatttAGGATTGACTATTGTTATAcagttagtggtgaaatcaactccttctatctctcatactttttatctttatttttatgcatttacttttataaaaacaaaacaattgaattatcatttaaattaagttatatttgatcTTGAAAAGCTTGATGACTACACCCACGCAATCCTTGAGATtggacaccctcaatatagtcCTATCCTATAGGGATTCGTACTATTACGAGTGGTATTTTATGATTGATGAAAAGACCACATCGATCAGTAGCCCACAAGGGCAAGGGAGGAATTTTTCCTCCCCTTGGCCGTGCGACACTAAAAGGGCAAGGGAGTCTTTTTTGCTCCCTTAACCGTGTAGTATAAATGGATTAGGACTTGTAATCGTAGTCCCACTTCGATTAGAACTCTGCTTTCTCCAACCCACCCAATACTATAAATAGAGGAGCAGGTGAAGGCATAATTAATTCATTAAGTTTCTGGCTTGAAGCTTGTGATTTTTGTGAGagacaaaaacacaaactcACTCTTCCCCTAGAGTTGATACACGGCCACCTTAGGGATTTAATTCCCAATTTATGCCTTCTagttatttgtttgttcttGAGCAAAAACAATTATAAGCACATGCTTATAGTCATCTTCAGTCATCAAAGAGAAGCTCATATGGAGAAATCTTTGGATAGTTTGATGGGGAATcttgaaatttttgatgtgaGATCAAGTGTTCGTAAAATTGGCGAAAAACGTAATGATGTTCTTGAAAAACAAGAAGAACGCAATGAAGGACAAATCAATTTGGAGGAATATATGAAGTATGCAAGCGTGTTGCAACTTCGAATATTAAGCCCAACAAGGTCAGAAGATCTAACAGACACTTCAATGACCTCATGCCTAGGAGACGCCAAATCAACATTTAAGGAATTATAACttatatgtttgtttaataaTCTAAAAACATGTTTATCTTGATGGGAAAAGATCTTGGGCATCGTTTTAATCCACTGtgtatataagaaaaaaaaaatttgaagttcaTCTTCTCAAATATACACATAGATCCCAACATGAAGATGGTCAGGATAAAGATAAGCtgggaagcttgttgttcttgcaaagtctagaggtcctccaGAGAGTGAGTACTGTCTAGCTTATAACTCTGAATCTTCatttagtgatttcctgggtttgggtGCTCGAAGTGGTTTTTACCTTGTTGTTCTTGTAaagtctagaggtcctccaGAGAGTGAGTACTGTCTAGCTTATAACTCTGAATCTTCatttagtgatttcctgggtttgactgcccgaagtggtttttacctttgatgCGTTCAAAGGGTTCTCCACTTCGTGATTGATTGATTGTGATGTTGTTTAAATTCCGATGTGCTTGGTTTATGTTGTTAAATGTCTTAGTTCCatgtttttgaaatatttggtGATTATTCGTAGAACACGATCCTAGTATCTTTTACAAATGTCAATGAATGCAATCTATTAAGTTAGCAGACAAAATTGACTCTATGGAGTAAATTggttttttggcatacctcatgaaactttgaattctttttgataccatattaagcAAATTGCAAATAGGGTAAAACATATGGACAGATTTTGCATAAACTTTCATTAGGCATCTTGCTTGTTTAAGGATTAAATTATTACACTTATTTGATCCATGATAAAGTTCTATTTGCTTCGATTGTCACTTTGAAGTTCTAAAACaattgttttcttgaatttttttttatttttaaaattcgaGCATCGActtaattcttatatatatatatatatatatatatatatatatatggtatgtTTATTAGTCTTTTCcaatcattcttttttcttttaaaacctCTTGTATGAGTGCTTTTATATAACATACAGTTACTAGTGGATCatcctcttcatttttttcatttgaaattaattcCATCCTTCCAAATTAATTTTGACTTTAGGTAAAGTTAAAAagttaactatatatatatatatatatatatatatatagtgtgagagggagagagagagaattgtcTCTTTgtaaatgaataatattatatttgaattcattttccAACATATGGTATGTCTATTTGTCTTTTCGAATCaatcatttcttttaaaacatttttaatagatGTTTTCATATTCCCCTTCACTTGTTCATTTGAAACTATATGCATTTCTAAAACTTTACTTCACTTTTGCTCagaatcaaagaaaatataaaaataaataaataaataaataacttaagaCCCTATCTAAGAGAGTgactaaaaaaatgttaagacCAAAAGTCACTTAATTAAGAAAGTCCATACCTCGAAACGTCATAACTACTAAATCACatttatttaaatcaaaatactTTAACAACAAACAAATTCAGAGAATATTATTGCACGTGTCTCTAATCATTCAATTGCATAGAATATATAAGGGCTTGAACCTTAGCTGTTGGTTTGCTTTACACATCAAAGTTATGAAGTTTCTACAGTGAAACAAAATCTATGGCTTGAAATGTATTAGAAAACTCACAATTGGgacatgtaattttttattcttgttcCGATAGCGTGATAAGTCAGAGCTAAGAAAATTGTGACACGTGTTCGATTCAAGTCAATGTCAATGAACTTAATCTGTTAAGTTAGCGGATAGAATTGACTCTAACgagtaaattgtttttttggcgtACCTATGGGaactttgaattcattttgataccatattgaGTTAATTGGAAATAGGATAATCCACATTGATtgattttgcataaaatttcaTTAGGGATTTTGCTTGTTTAAGCATTAAATTACACTTATTTCCATCCATAATAAAGTTTTCCTTGCTTCGAATGTCACTTTGAAATTTCTaatacaattgttttttttttttgttttttttttattgctaaaATTCAAGCTTCTAGTCACTTCTCATATATATAGATATGGTATTTCTATTAGTCTTTTCTAatcaatctttttcttttaaaaccttttttttgggtgcatttatataatatacagtcatcttcattttttttttcatctcaaaattaattcAATTCTTCCAAATTAACTTTGACTTTTGGTAAAGTTAAaaagttaacaattttttgtttttgttttgtaatctTGTCACCCTATCCGGAAGATCAACTAAAAGAAACGTAACGCCAAAAATCACGTAACTAAGAAAGTCCATACCTCGGAGAGTCACTactaataacaataatatatatatatatatatatatatatatatatagtgagagagagagagagttgtctCTTTgtaaatgaataatattatatttgaattcattttccAATATATGGTATGTCTATTTGTCTTTTCGaatcaatcttttcttttaaaacatgggaaaaatataaaaaagcccctcaaactatcagccgttttcgatttagcccccctgatgttccaaaagtcataaagtagcccccaaactaccaaacttttgcattttggccactccgttagttaaaaccgttagtctggacggaaaccACGAAATGACGccattttattagggttaagttacgaaaatgcccttgtgtatttttttttttttttaagcaggAGCAAAATGGTGCCATTTTGCTTAGGGTTAGGGAACCCAAAGCAAAACAACGCCatttttgcttagggtaagagttgtatattttgattttattttgtttagtctCTCCTTCACGTAGCCTCTCACCCGGTCCCCTCCTTCACCCAACCCCCTGCAAGACTGGCATGCCGATCGTCAGCTTCCCGTTCACCCATGCCTTCACCCATGCCTCCGTTGAAACCACACTATCCCTCATATCCAGATGCCCTTCATACAACAAAACCTTGCTCCTCTTCACCAAAAATTCCACCATGAACTTCACACTCTTCATGAAATCGTCGTGCAAAGCAGTCGCGACATCATCGCTGCACACGTCTTGAACCAATGTTTCCTTCACTCCCAAAGCCTTCTTCACGTCTCCTTTccttaaaaaatcaaaaaccattTCCGTTTCGTATGGGTGATCTTTCTTGCTAAAATCATGCAATGTCGCCAGCCCTATCATTCTTTTCAACATACTCAGAACGTGGCTTCTTGCGTTTGTTGCCTCTCTCCACTTGCCCATTTTGGTCAGATTAATTGCCACCCTCTGCAATTTCTCCAACTCATCTCTCTGCCTCTCATTGATCAAACCAGAGTAGTAAGCATTCGTAGCGTGAGTAGAAACCTGGTTCACCGGATCCGTCAACCCGTTCGCTATAGCGACGCCGGCCAAGTTCACCCACTTTGACACCGGCAAGTAAGCATTCGCCTTCAAAATATGGTACCCAATTGCTGGAACCAACTTCCCAGCATAACATTCACCTACGAAGTATAGCAGGCGAGACTTGAACAGAGGGTCTAATTCAATAAACGAAGTGATCGCAGCAAAAAGATGGCTGGCAACAGAAAATTGGTCTCTTGGGCTTCCCGTTCACCCATGCCTCCGTCACTAGCGGCGCACCGCGGGGGGCCTACAGGGGGCTGGGTGAACGGGAAGCCAATGATCGGCATGCCAGTCTTGCAGGGGGTTGGGTGAAGGAGTGGACCGGGTGAGAGGCTGCGTGAAGGAGagactaaacaaaataaaatcaaaaatacaactcttaccc
This window encodes:
- the LOC132178067 gene encoding serine carboxypeptidase-like 50; protein product: MPMPNIMPAADPSYLNGFGLWTPYYSKGIKGTADDEPVTTTPIYGIRQWHKSLSHMPRVPPAPAAGAEESEAEPMAEDEPVVGLKASEEEAPTIFRGPQNRSLTEEIASLQRELVGQRKEARENEELMDKRLGALEELMRPRDQFSVASHLFAAITSFIELDPLFKSRLLYFVGECYAGKLVPAIGYHILKANAYLPVSKWVNLAGVAIANGLTDPVNQVSTHATNAYYSGLINERQRDELEKLQRVAINLTKMGKWREATNARSHVLSMLKRMIGLATLHDFSKKDHPYETEMVFDFLRKGDVKKALGVKETLVQDVCSDDVATALHDDFMKSVKFMVEFLVKRSKVLLYEGHLDMRDSVVSTEAWVKKFIKNGKLVRFIGEQRSQQNDNRRGKPQEYKPREYP